GCTTGACCAGGTGGTATCCATTTGCCTCTATCTGATCAAATAAAGAGAGATAATATTATTAAGAATTCGTAAGAAAGACCGGTTCTACTTGAAGATACCGGCTTTTAACTTCTAATCTAATCTTATTCACTCATGCTTCATCACCCGTTGGTACTACCCCAGCCCCTTCAATCATAAGGATAACTGTGCGTTCTGGCGCGCGTGTCTTGTGAATCACATTTCTAGGTACTGTAAAGCCCTGATTAGGATAAAGATCCACTGAACGATCTTCTAGGTCAACAATGAAATGGCCGTCAATCACATAAAATAATTCATCTTCCTGGTCATGTTTATGCCAATGAAACTCACCTTGCATAA
This Halobacillus salinarum DNA region includes the following protein-coding sequences:
- a CDS encoding cupin domain-containing protein, whose translation is MSDKYPYTMNLDTKFDFLELIDINSLVKECKDEWYNQTLCQVNDCVVRLGVMQGEFHWHKHDQEDELFYVIDGHFIVDLEDRSVDLYPNQGFTVPRNVIHKTRAPERTVILMIEGAGVVPTGDEA